A single genomic interval of Candidatus Thermoplasmatota archaeon harbors:
- a CDS encoding dTDP-4-dehydrorhamnose 3,5-epimerase family protein: MGSIDGVVVKPLRRIVDDRGWLMEIFRSDWPEFQKFGQTYMTTCKPGVVKGWHYHKLQWDHFVPIRGNALIALYDARENSKTKGIVQEIEVWEKEPRFIKIPPFVYHGFTPLDDNDIWVVNTPTELYNYKTPDEYRLEWNDPGIGYFWRRKP, encoded by the coding sequence TTGGGTTCCATCGATGGAGTGGTCGTCAAGCCCCTCAGGAGGATCGTTGACGATCGCGGATGGCTCATGGAGATCTTCAGGAGCGATTGGCCGGAGTTCCAGAAGTTCGGCCAGACCTACATGACCACGTGCAAACCGGGCGTCGTCAAGGGCTGGCACTACCACAAGCTCCAGTGGGACCACTTTGTTCCTATCAGAGGCAATGCCCTCATCGCGCTGTACGACGCCAGGGAGAACTCGAAGACCAAGGGTATCGTCCAGGAGATCGAGGTCTGGGAGAAGGAACCGAGATTCATCAAGATCCCACCGTTCGTGTACCACGGCTTCACGCCCCTGGACGACAACGACATCTGGGTCGTGAACACGCCTACCGAGCTGTACAACTACAAGACCCCGGACGAGTACAGGCTCGAGTGGAACGATCCTGGAATAGGGTATTTTTGGCGCAGGAAACCTTAG
- the rfbD gene encoding dTDP-4-dehydrorhamnose reductase, whose product MADKKKLLVIGASGLLGSRLMQQAGAKYAAQGTYNPEVDGKSFWRLEPLDIGSKDEVKKLFEKVKPEVTILCAAMTNVDACETKPLIANRVNATGPELVARSCRKMDVRLVHVSTDYVFDGRKTRKYTEEDVPRPISVYGSSKLSGERSVLSTLPEAVVARPAVLYGWSPLEDKDNFVTWVLKKLRKGEKVTMFEDQRISPTFADDLARTLLDLASMDVKGIWHVSGPDCLDRPTCGRMTAKAFELDDKLVVPVPSSSVSLPAKRPKYSCLDVSKVEKLLGRKMVSFEDGLSSMRSQEPKKR is encoded by the coding sequence ATGGCGGACAAGAAGAAGCTGCTAGTGATTGGTGCGTCGGGACTCTTGGGTTCCAGATTGATGCAGCAAGCCGGTGCGAAGTACGCCGCACAGGGCACTTACAACCCAGAGGTGGATGGGAAGTCGTTTTGGCGTCTCGAACCACTGGACATCGGCTCCAAGGACGAGGTGAAGAAGCTCTTCGAGAAGGTGAAGCCCGAGGTCACCATCCTTTGCGCCGCGATGACGAACGTGGACGCGTGCGAGACGAAGCCCTTGATAGCCAACAGGGTGAACGCAACGGGCCCTGAGCTCGTGGCGCGGTCATGCAGGAAGATGGATGTAAGATTGGTTCATGTGTCCACGGATTACGTGTTCGACGGTCGGAAGACGAGGAAGTACACTGAGGAGGACGTCCCAAGGCCGATCTCAGTGTACGGTTCCAGCAAGCTCTCGGGCGAGAGGTCTGTGTTGTCCACCCTGCCCGAGGCGGTCGTTGCGAGGCCCGCGGTCTTGTACGGTTGGAGCCCGCTGGAGGACAAGGACAACTTCGTGACATGGGTCCTGAAGAAGCTCCGGAAGGGCGAGAAGGTCACGATGTTCGAGGACCAGCGGATATCCCCGACTTTCGCGGACGACCTCGCGAGGACGCTGCTGGATCTTGCGAGTATGGATGTCAAGGGCATATGGCATGTTTCCGGCCCTGACTGTCTTGACAGGCCCACTTGCGGACGCATGACCGCGAAGGCGTTCGAGCTGGATGACAAGCTCGTTGTGCCAGTGCCATCATCGAGCGTGAGCCTGCCGGCCAAGAGGCCGAAGTACTCTTGTCTCGATGTGAGCAAGGTCGAGAAGCTGCTGGGAAGGAAGATGGTGTCGTTCGAGGACGGTCTCAGTTCGATGAGATCTCAGGAACCGAAGAAACGGTGA